In Spirochaeta thermophila DSM 6578, the DNA window AGGGGGCGTCCCAGTCCGGAAAGCCGGGCGAGGAAGAAGGACGAGAATCCACCCTGCACACCGCGGACCCCTATGGGCACCTCTCCACGGTTGTATCGGGAGAGCAACTCCTTCCACGCCCTGGACGAGGAGAGGACGGAAAATATATCCTGAAAAAATAAGGAATCCATCACTTCATCCGATGATAATAACAGTCAGGAAGGTACACATGAAGAGATTGCACACGATCGTGCCCGCCCTGTTCCTCGCATGCCTTGCGCTCCCGGCTCAGGACGTGAGCGGGCTCGAGTTCTCCATCCGCCTCTACAACCAGCGCATCTACTATCCCGATTCCCCCATACAGATAAAGATCACCCTCACCAACGCCGGCGCGCGGGACATCTCGTTCAAGATCGCGGATCAAAGGATTCATTCCTTCGGATTCGATATGAGGACCATCTCAAACACTCGGGTCCCGGAGTCGGAGTTTTTTATCACACACCGGATCCAAAATCAACCGGTGTTCTACCGTACCATCACCTTGCTCCCGGGTGAGGAGTACGCCATCGTGGAAGACCTGAAGGACTACTGCGCCGTCACCGAACCGGGGGTCTACGTGATCCAGGGGCTCTTCTATCCCGACCTCTACGCGGCATCGTCGACACCCATTCGCTCCAACCGGCTCATCCTCACCGTACACCCCCCCATGGACACCCTCGAAGAGGCCGGGGTACGGGTGGAAACGCAGACCGGCGAGGTCCTCAAGGCCCAGCCCCTGCCTCCCGACGAAGTCGTGCGCACCGTGATAGAGGCGCGGCAGAAAGGTCAGTGGGAGAGGTTCTTCCTTTTCATCGACCTCGAGGCCCTCTACACCCGCGACCGGACACGCCGGCAACGCTACCTCAACGCCGCGGAAGAAGACCGCATCCGGCTGCTCGAGGAGTTCAAGAAGGGACTCACCCAGCAGGTGGTCGATCAGGACATCGTGCTCATCCCCCAGGAGTTCGAGATCGTGAAGACAGAGTACACCTCCAGGGAGGGATCGGTACGGGTCATCGAGAAGTTCAGATATCCCACCTACACGGAGGTCAAAGAGTACACCTACTCCCTCCAAAAACGCGACGGAATCTGGTATATTGTGGACTATACCGTGCAGAACCTGAGGACCGAATAGCATGAAGGTGCTCCTCGTCACCGACAGAGAGGATCTGCCCCGTCTCGTGGAAGGAGCCCTCCCCCCGCACATGCTGGAGGTGGTGCACTACTGGCATCCGGTGAAAGCCATGGACAACCTCGAGGAGGTGGATCCCGACCTCGTGATCTTCAACGCCGAGGACTTTCCCAGACACTGGAAGACCTTCACGAGCTTCCTCAAGGCCACCCTCCCCACTCCTGTTCCCGTGATCCTCCTGGTGGGAGACTCCTTCTCCGAAGAAGAGAGCGCAAAGGCCACGACGCTCGGCGTCCGTGCCCTCCTGAGCAGCAACCTAGAGGAGAGGGAGGAACGCCTGCGGCTCAGGCAGATCCTCACCCGTTACGGCGAGTTCAGGGAGCAGAGGCGGCACGGCAGGTATGTCCCCACTCCCGGCGAACCCGTGCGGTTCATCTTCACCCATCCGGGAAGGAACCGCCTCGTCTTCGGCTTGGTCGAAGACATCTCCGAACAGGGTATGAGCTTCAAACCCGAAGCCCCCCATCTGGTCTCCGATCTCAAGCATGGTCAGATCCTCGACACATGCTCGCTCAGGATAGGAGACCGCATCCATACCCTCTCGTGTACCGTGGCATCCTGCGACGACTCCCTGCACCTCGTCTTCACCGAGGCCCCCGAGGACTTCTTCCTCGACGTGAAGCGGTACATCGAGGCCCACACCGCCTCCCCGCTCTGATTTCCTTGACATCTTCCGTGATCTTTCATTACTCTGATGGTAGACCCGTCGGGAACGACTACGCCGTCCCGCTGCCGCGGGCGGATGGGACGAGGGAGAGCGGGGATATGGCGCAGAAATACCTCGAGGCCCAACCACTCCACGCCTTGCAGCTTCGACACCGATATACCGACTACGCCCTGGAAGGGGTGCCCTTCTCCGGAACCCTCAAGAAGCATCCCTACGATCCCCACAAAGTACTCCTGTGGGAACCTCCCTTCAAGGAGGAGGCGGGGTTCTACGAGTTCATCATCGACGACATCCTCCATGTCGAACTCGAGGCCACCCTCGGGACCGAAGAGGGCCTCGCGGTTCAAGTGGTCACCGTATGGGTGAGAAAGGGAACCCGGGCCGTGAAGATACAACCCTTCGTGGTATGACCATGGACGCCGCGCTTCCGGAGGCACGGTACTACACCCCCCTCGAGGATTCGCGTGTACGGTGCGAGCTCTGCCCCCACCGGTGTATCATACCCGAGGGGAAGACCGGGGTCTGCACCGTGCGCCTCAACCGCGAGGGCAGGCTCACCCTTCCCTATTACGGCAAGATATCCTCCATCGCACTCGACCCCATAGAAAAGAAACCGCTCTACCACTTCCACCCCGGCTCGGTGATCCTGAGCATCGGGTTCTTCGGTTGCTCGTTCAAGTGTCCCTTCTGTCAGAACTTCGAGATCTCCCAGGAGTATCGGACATACCTCCGCACCGCGCTCGAGATACCCACCGACAGGCTCATCCATCAGGCCAAGGCCTACCACTCGATCGGTATCGCCTACACCTACTCGGAACCGCTCATCCACTTCGAGTACGTAATGGAGGTGGCCGTCGAGGCCCGGAGACACGGGCTCAAGAACGTGCTCGTGACCAACGGGTACATCAACCCC includes these proteins:
- the amrS gene encoding AmmeMemoRadiSam system radical SAM enzyme codes for the protein MTMDAALPEARYYTPLEDSRVRCELCPHRCIIPEGKTGVCTVRLNREGRLTLPYYGKISSIALDPIEKKPLYHFHPGSVILSIGFFGCSFKCPFCQNFEISQEYRTYLRTALEIPTDRLIHQAKAYHSIGIAYTYSEPLIHFEYVMEVAVEARRHGLKNVLVTNGYINPEPADELLEVVDAANVDLKSFNDEFYRKEIKGSLEPVLAFIEKAAKKIHVEVTTLLIPGKNESEEEVRSIARRLAGIRKDIPLHLSAYFPRYKYTIPPTPRATVYRAVEIAKEYLDYVHAGNV
- a CDS encoding PilZ domain-containing protein, with translation MKVLLVTDREDLPRLVEGALPPHMLEVVHYWHPVKAMDNLEEVDPDLVIFNAEDFPRHWKTFTSFLKATLPTPVPVILLVGDSFSEEESAKATTLGVRALLSSNLEEREERLRLRQILTRYGEFREQRRHGRYVPTPGEPVRFIFTHPGRNRLVFGLVEDISEQGMSFKPEAPHLVSDLKHGQILDTCSLRIGDRIHTLSCTVASCDDSLHLVFTEAPEDFFLDVKRYIEAHTASPL